A stretch of DNA from Leucobacter luti:
GTCGCTGGCTCAGAGTGAAACAATACATCCACGCCCTGGAGCCCGGGGAAGGCCGTACCGACCTGCTGCCGGACCCGGTCAATGCCAGGATTTACGGTCTGGCCGACCTTGATCCAGGAGTCACCTTTTTGCCCATTCGGGCGTCGCCACGACTTTGCGTTTCCCGCGTGTGTGTAGGCATAGATGTAGTTCGTCACTCCATCTCCTCACCGTCATCATTCTCAGTGAATGAAAACACCGAGTCGACGATGGTTGTCTCGTCAATGATCTCTGCGTCTGCTTCACCCAAGCTGGCCAGATATTCAGCGCGAATGTCTTGAAGGCTCCGCTGGGTGTCCTCGACGACCCACCACCACCATCCGTTATGCCCTCTTCCAGTCGCTGCCGTCGCTGCTCCTGAGGGCGTGTCGTACGCGGTGTCCCCGACGTAGAGCAAGCCGTCCTCCGACACGATCGCAAGCGCGTCAGCGAATTGTGAGTTGGGATGACGGCACCTCAGACGTGTACCCGCATTGAGCCAGCCCGATGAAACGAGATGTGCAATGTAGACGTGCGCAGTCTCGGTCGGCTGACGTGGGGTGTCGGCGGGGAGCCCAATGTGGCCTACGGGCACCGGCCAAATGTCAAGGATTTGCTCGGCAAGCTGATCTGTTCGTGCTTCAATCGTGCGCTCGTCCCACTCAAGCGGCGCGAGGTTCATCGCATCCTTCGTGATGAGCACATCATCGTGGTTCAGAAAATGCTCACGCTTCGACAGCCACGACCCGTTATTGATCGTGCTGTTCAGCTTCTGAGTAACAAGGGTGAGGTTGCCCAGCTGGTGAAGAATCTGGTCGCGCACGAACTGCTGTTCCTCGGTCAAATCAGCCGACCAGTGTTTCCGCCATTTCTGCGGCATAAGGTGCTCAACGGTTCCCTTTTCGCGCACAACCGGCCCCATCGTGAGCTGCTTACCATCGGGGTAACCCCGTTTGGCGTCTTCGACGGCTTCGAGCACCATCCGAAGACGAACGCGCCGGTATTTGGTGTACGCCTTTGCCCCCACTAACGCATCACGCACTTCATCGTCTCCTGGCCAGTAGCCAACGGGCGTGTCGTTCGACGCAAGGTAGTTCTCGATCGCTTCTGGAAGCGCGTCATTCGGTTGCTCTCGGAGGTGTTTGATCACGTCGATGATGAAGCGGTTTGCGCCCTGTGAGGCGGTTTTCACCAGCGCGCGCCGGACAAGCCAACTCTCTAGCGTTGCAAGTACGCGTCCCTTATCGGAACCGGATACCTCCGTCTGTTCGGGCTCGTCCAGCCAGATAATGAGCGGGCGCGCGACTTCGGAGTCCAGCGTTCCTACCCTGTAGCTGAACAACTCAACCCTGCTGAGCGGCCCGTTCGGCTTCTCTGCCCCCTCGATGATGGCCCGATAGCGATCGGATGCGGCTCTGATCCGCGGTAATAGAGCGGAGACGTCCTTGGCGACGGTGTTAACGTAATGCTTAAACTGGCTGAAAACTTCTCGAATTGGGAACTCGCTAAGGGTTCGCGCAGTGAGCCATTGCCAGAGAAACAGGGAGATCCGTGAGTTCGTGATACGCCCTGTGGTGATCTGCTGTTCCCACCAGGGGGTCTCAAACTCTGCCCAATAGTTCAGGTATGCCTGCTCAGCCGCATCGGGTGTTGCGTCGAGGTTTTGGAACACAAAATTCTTGATGAGGTCGGCGGCTGAAAGCGGGGTGCCACGCGCATTGAGAGTCTCGAATATCGCCTGGGCGTCTTCGTTTACTTCGAGACGGATGTTGGCGATTTCAAGGCGATCCAAAATGGTCGGAACAAGGGTGCGTGCGCGACCGATAGATCCATCATCATCGCCCAGCCATGCAGCAATCTCCTCAGAGAAGAAGCGGTGGGCATCGCTCAATCTCGAGGCGAGTATCTGGTCATAGTCGGCGGGAGCGGTGGCCGACATCACCGCAACGAAACCGTCACGGTCTCGGTTGGTCGGCCATAGCTTGTATCGATCTTCCTCCGAAGCGCGATAGTCCGTGGGATTCTCGATCAGCGGAAGAATCTGCCCAGCAAGTTGTTCCAGGCCGCGGTGAACGAGTTGGTCGTGGAGCGCATCCAGAAGAATCTGTAGCGTGGTGAGACGCTGCTGCCCGTCAATGATATTCCAGGTCGGAAGCGCTCCCAGTGTGGTCGGCACTTGCTGAATGACGATTGCGCCCAGAAAGTGTGACGCGTTCGGGTTGTGCTTGCTAATGATTTCAATGACGCGGACGATGTCCTGCCACAACGGAGCCCACTGGGTCTCTTTTGACCAGACATACGGACGCTGGAAGAGAGGAACAACCAACTGTGTCGGGTTGTAGAAGACATCCTTTGGCTTGACTACGTCGGTCTTCACTCGTCGTCACCACTCTCGTCCGAGTCAGCGGAGGCATCACCAGCGCGGTATTTTCGACCGCCTGGGAGGTGCGTCGCCGGGATTGATGAGTCGAGCGAGAGGATGAGCGAACGCGGCTTAATTGATGCCTCGATGTAGTCGATCTCCTCCTGCGTCAGATTGAATCGGTCATAGAGATCCGTGTCTGTCCAGCGGCGAGTAAAGTCGAGATCAGGAACGAACTTGAACCGTTCACCGGTCACGTGTTGGGAAATTTTTCTCTGAAGCACAAGAAAACGTGCGAACTTCGTTGCAAGAAAGTATGCGTAGTTCTCGGTTTCAGATCGAGTTGGAAAAGTACCTGCCACCAGGTAGCTTTGGGTACAAATTGAGCCCGGAGCCAATGCGATCGGTTCGCCGAGAACGACATCAATAATTCGTCCACTATTGTCTAGAGCGGTGTCGCCACTACTAGCATTCGGAACAAGCACTTTCCACCGGTTCACCCACTCCTCATTCTTCGTGATCGCGGCTCGAGGAACGTACCCGATCTTGGTGCCGAAGATCAGAGGTACTGCGCCAGAGAATTCATCAGCCACAGCGCCCTTGTAATTCGTGCGGAAATTGTCATTAAATGCAACACCCGTAGATACGTTCTTCTCAATCGATCCGAACCAAGCGTGATGGTTCATCACGTGCTTCACTATGGCTACTCCAACATTGTCGCGGAGTAAAACACCATCACCATCTCGCAGATCACGGGTTGCGGTCGAGATCGTGCGACCATCGATCTTGGTGGTGAAATCGCAGTCGCCATCATGACTGCGATCCCAGAGGAAGTAGGAGACACCACCACGGATTTTCGCCTGGGGAAACACATCAAATATCTTTGGGCTATCGACCAGGATTTTCAGGTGGCGATCCGCAATCATCCGGGTGCGGTACTCATCGAGACCAAGACCTCCGGCGAACCACCGAGACGGCGTGATCATCACCACGTACCGGGGGTTCATCGCGATGGCTCGCTCCACGAACAGGTTGTAAATCGGCTTGGTCCGAGTGTTGCCCTCGACGCCTATCTGGTAGGGCGGGTTCCCGATGATCACGTCAAACTGCATATCGGCCACCTCCTTCGTTGGGTACGTTTCGTGGATAAATGAGTAAGCAAACGATTCACGCTGCGCCCTAATTAATGCTGCAGGCGCACCGCACCGCTCGCACTTCGATCCCTTAAATTTCCCGAGATCATCGAGCGTGTGCTCGGTCTCAATGAATGGGATGTTCCCGTCGGGGTCGTCGAAGTGCACGATGAGGTCAGCCAGCGCCGGGTCCTTCACCTCGGTGCCGGTCGCGTTTTTCGTTTGGTAGAGCGTTCGGCGGGCGATCTCGCCGTTAAGCTGCGTGGTTGCGGCGCCGTAGAGCATGTGCCGCAAAATGTGCGCACGACGCTTCTCGCCATCCGGCTCCCAGTCAGCGAGACCGACCATGAGCCGCTTGAATACCTCGCGAAGATAGATTCCTGATTTGGTTGCAGGGTCAAGCCATGTGTAGCTCGGTTCTGACCAGACCTGCTCGGGCAAGATGTCGAGCATAGCCGCCACTACCTTCGGTGGAGTATAAACGTCGTCGTTCGGTAGTTGCGCGAGCGTCTCCAGCACATCCGGAACGTGGGCATCCGGAGTCTGTGCCACGAAAGTGCTCGTCATGCCCCCATCTCCGAGAAATGCACGGTCGGCAACGGCACAGGAGGTTCGTAAAACAAATCCATCGCGGGTGCCTCCAACTCTGAAGGCACCCGCTGGAAGCGCTCACCCGACAGGGGTGAGTACTCAATGAACACGATCTGCTCGGCGCCGTTCAGCGAGTCACCAACCACGATGTTCGTTCGGAGGATCTCGCGCGCCGCACGACGGAATGACTCTGAGGCATCCCCGTCGTCGAAGGCAGCCGCTGCCGTAATCATCGCCAACATGCGCTCGCGCGCCTCGTGAACGTTTTGCTCATCGATGTCAACTGCATAGATGGAGGCCACGCAACGCAGAAGTGCGAACTCAAACCAGTCCGCGGTCCCACCGAACTTCCTCTCGTCGATGAGCGCGATCTTGCGATCCAGAATCGCGACGAGAAAGTTCCCATCACCCGCCGCCGGCTCTAGAAAGCGGGTGTCGATTTCGACGAACGCGTCGGGAATGAGGTCAAGCATTGCGTTCACCTCGCGGGGCTGTGTATATACCTCGCCGAGGTCGCGCACCCGTTCCCGAGATTTGATGTGCCGCGGTTCCGCCATTACACTCCCGCTCATCTTTGCCCCAGTCATGCCCTTCATTATGGCGTAGACCACCGACACTGAATCGCCCTGGGTTTAGTGGAGGCTCAGCTCATTTGATTTCTACCAGTTCTTTGGCGCTGGTAACCCCAGCATAGAACTTTTCTTCATGCTCGAGCGGAGGCACGTCCCCGAGGTAGCCGTGGAGCCGCT
This window harbors:
- a CDS encoding DUF262 domain-containing protein — encoded protein: MKTDVVKPKDVFYNPTQLVVPLFQRPYVWSKETQWAPLWQDIVRVIEIISKHNPNASHFLGAIVIQQVPTTLGALPTWNIIDGQQRLTTLQILLDALHDQLVHRGLEQLAGQILPLIENPTDYRASEEDRYKLWPTNRDRDGFVAVMSATAPADYDQILASRLSDAHRFFSEEIAAWLGDDDGSIGRARTLVPTILDRLEIANIRLEVNEDAQAIFETLNARGTPLSAADLIKNFVFQNLDATPDAAEQAYLNYWAEFETPWWEQQITTGRITNSRISLFLWQWLTARTLSEFPIREVFSQFKHYVNTVAKDVSALLPRIRAASDRYRAIIEGAEKPNGPLSRVELFSYRVGTLDSEVARPLIIWLDEPEQTEVSGSDKGRVLATLESWLVRRALVKTASQGANRFIIDVIKHLREQPNDALPEAIENYLASNDTPVGYWPGDDEVRDALVGAKAYTKYRRVRLRMVLEAVEDAKRGYPDGKQLTMGPVVREKGTVEHLMPQKWRKHWSADLTEEQQFVRDQILHQLGNLTLVTQKLNSTINNGSWLSKREHFLNHDDVLITKDAMNLAPLEWDERTIEARTDQLAEQILDIWPVPVGHIGLPADTPRQPTETAHVYIAHLVSSGWLNAGTRLRCRHPNSQFADALAIVSEDGLLYVGDTAYDTPSGAATAATGRGHNGWWWWVVEDTQRSLQDIRAEYLASLGEADAEIIDETTIVDSVFSFTENDDGEEME
- a CDS encoding Eco57I restriction-modification methylase domain-containing protein yields the protein MTSTFVAQTPDAHVPDVLETLAQLPNDDVYTPPKVVAAMLDILPEQVWSEPSYTWLDPATKSGIYLREVFKRLMVGLADWEPDGEKRRAHILRHMLYGAATTQLNGEIARRTLYQTKNATGTEVKDPALADLIVHFDDPDGNIPFIETEHTLDDLGKFKGSKCERCGAPAALIRAQRESFAYSFIHETYPTKEVADMQFDVIIGNPPYQIGVEGNTRTKPIYNLFVERAIAMNPRYVVMITPSRWFAGGLGLDEYRTRMIADRHLKILVDSPKIFDVFPQAKIRGGVSYFLWDRSHDGDCDFTTKIDGRTISTATRDLRDGDGVLLRDNVGVAIVKHVMNHHAWFGSIEKNVSTGVAFNDNFRTNYKGAVADEFSGAVPLIFGTKIGYVPRAAITKNEEWVNRWKVLVPNASSGDTALDNSGRIIDVVLGEPIALAPGSICTQSYLVAGTFPTRSETENYAYFLATKFARFLVLQRKISQHVTGERFKFVPDLDFTRRWTDTDLYDRFNLTQEEIDYIEASIKPRSLILSLDSSIPATHLPGGRKYRAGDASADSDESGDDE
- a CDS encoding SAM-dependent DNA methyltransferase, whose product is MTGAKMSGSVMAEPRHIKSRERVRDLGEVYTQPREVNAMLDLIPDAFVEIDTRFLEPAAGDGNFLVAILDRKIALIDERKFGGTADWFEFALLRCVASIYAVDIDEQNVHEARERMLAMITAAAAFDDGDASESFRRAAREILRTNIVVGDSLNGAEQIVFIEYSPLSGERFQRVPSELEAPAMDLFYEPPVPLPTVHFSEMGA